The DNA sequence gaagccctaagtcttcatttaacacccttttcaccgtggttctgcttaaccccatctgaagggctaacagtttctgcttacgtttgggatttctttgaattcgcgcctttacagcttttatcactgctggagtcctaacagaccgagggcgaccacttcttgacctgtcatctacactagagtcttcattgtatcgtttgatggtacgataaatgaatcttttggttatattaaaaaatttcagtatgttaaaaattttaattggcgcgtaaccgcaacgatacaacgcaataactgcaacacggtcttctttaagcgtccactccatatttaaaaatgagtaaaattctaaaagtatacatttttattttcatgaacaattcgaaattcgaattcaataaacttttttgtggccagcattctaaaagaaaagtttttactgtgtgacaatacttatgacctgactagttatataggtAGAGGGAGTGCATTAAACCGAAAATATGGTGGACATAAGTATCTTTATAGGTACTATTACACTTACCGCATTGTGCATGTCTTCACTGCGTCCAGCAAAAGCGAATAACATATTTGTGCACATCGCCTGGAAAAATACGCCATCAGCGCAAAATCTCATTCCCACGTTCGTAAAGAAGTCAGATCTGCCGAATAGCTCATTTATTCCAATGAGACTTGTAAGTGCCTGaatgaaaacatattatatcAACTCAAGATTCTCaaactaaaacaatattttcactaAAATCAACGTTACAAACCTCAATACTGTTGGCATGTGGAGCAATAAGTTTAAGTAATCTGTTTGCATTAAATTCTAAGTAAGCTACAGGAGCATAAGCTTGCATAGCAATAATTTTGCTGTTGTATTCAGGTCTCAAAGATCCCATAGCCCAAAAGACAGTAGTTCCTTGTGAGTGACCAATATAATGAAGTCGTCTTTTTCCAGCAACTTTCAAAGTGTAATCAATCATAGCAGGCAGATCTCGGGTACCTATTTCTTCCCAACTGAATTTCCAAAACTCTGAGTCATTGTCCGGGTCTAATTTAGTGTGAGCTCTGGAGTAATATGTACCACGTGCGTTTCCAAGCCACACATCATAACCAGCTTCAGCCAAAATGTATGCTGTAaatgttattgatttttatatattagcatTTTATTAAAGGACTTTACGTTAATAGTACAAATGCGAAGCGTTaggaaatatttttcttaaaatatccatctataatattatgttagtaGTTGcagtaattatattaaaataaataagtaaagaatgttttaatttttgcttAAGATTCTGATTTACCTAAGCCAAGACCTGGACCCATCAGAACCCAGTCAGCAGCAGAAGCAAAAAGTCCATGCATAACCAAAACAGCTGGTTTCCTAGGGTCGGGTCGGTTGTTCTGGTCACGTCCATGAGGAATTCTTTGCATTTCTAAGATATAGCCATCTTCAGTAACGACCTTGTGAACTTCAACTGGATATCCATATTTCGTGATAAGTCCAACCttaaaaattatcaatattACTAGCTTTTTATTCGTTTTGACCACCACGTTGGCCCAGAGGGCAGCTGTTACCCACGTGCTCCGGGCTTAGATCCTCGTCGGAgtcatttttgtaaaaagaTATTTGTTATTAGGAATGTGTACTTATTATTGTTCTGTATAGTAAGAACTGAACGTGTACTCAAGAAAGTGAACTTGTTCTTATCTTCTCTGTTTTAATATCCATggcttttaaaataaatcgtgCCTTGGGGTCTTGGAATATgcttttttatacattttcggTTACAATGAGCTTAATCCTTTGACTGTCGTGTAGGttaccggtgccctacgtggctcAATGAAGTAATTATCTCGATTCGAATTAGATTTTGGGAAAGACCAATGCGAAGATACTtacaatgaatctatttctgaGGGACCTAAAATaccaaaacatacattaaatataaaataaacatcctAAAGTTAGGTAATGCTGGCGCTTAGTGAcagaaattgacataattacttcagtgcgccgggGGGG is a window from the Bombyx mori chromosome 12, ASM3026992v2 genome containing:
- the LOC101737626 gene encoding lipase 1; amino-acid sequence: MYKRCAKITFYRLLTMKWLLGLFLCICATQATVRRSPHADYVEELYRLDAQGSRYSTNVTEDALLDIVGLITKYGYPVEVHKVVTEDGYILEMQRIPHGRDQNNRPDPRKPAVLVMHGLFASAADWVLMGPGLGLAYILAEAGYDVWLGNARGTYYSRAHTKLDPDNDSEFWKFSWEEIGTRDLPAMIDYTLKVAGKRRLHYIGHSQGTTVFWAMGSLRPEYNSKIIAMQAYAPVAYLEFNANRLLKLIAPHANSIEALTSLIGINELFGRSDFFTNVGMRFCADGVFFQAMCTNMLFAFAGRSEDMHNATMLPVKLGHTPAGIAVRQIAHYGQLINNNFFRRYDHGRLKNWRVYRSFTPPRYDLSLITAPVFLHYVDDDIFADVRDVRKLQIELGRPVGMFRVPHATFSHLDFMWGSGAKELLYDRTIQIMRSLGDE